From Montipora foliosa isolate CH-2021 chromosome 6, ASM3666993v2, whole genome shotgun sequence, a single genomic window includes:
- the LOC138006432 gene encoding vesicle transport protein SEC20-like isoform X2 — translation MVDNMEIPVQVKIHVQEIVKIEFEVQNLVQSIRLCEGPLGVLNDLDLKVKQKMKSLRQKVEGLEQLASEQDKESDRLSILAAMQHHRKEMLSLQGSIRKANLASRAFIDKSEKEELLGGKRSSIRQRNFSKENLAKTASNITQDLMSIARMMERQVKQNEADVQTLVSENIQTTIMEGIANYGGLAGP, via the exons ATGGTCGACAACATGGAAATTCCTGTTCAAGTGAAGATTCACGTTCaagaaattgttaaaattgAGTTTGAGGTACAAAACCTTGTACAAAGCATTAGGCTGTGTGAAGGGCCCTTAGGCGTTTTAAATGACTTAGATTTAAAGGTGAAACAAAAGATGAAGTCGTTGAGACAAAAAGTAGAG GGCTTAGAACAATTGGCATCAGAGCAAGACAAAGAATCAGACAGACTATCGATACTTGCTGCAATGCAACATCACAGAAAAGAAATGTTAAG TTTACAGGGATCAATCAGGAAAGCTAATCTGGCCTCCAGAGCCTTTatagacaaaagtgaaaagGAAGAGTTGCTTGGGGGGAAAAGATCAAGCATCAGACAAAG GAATTTTAGCAAGGAAAACTTAGCCAAGACAGCAAGTAATATTACTCAAGATTTAATGAGCATAGCAAGAATGATGGAAAGACAGGTCAAACAAAACGAGGCAGATGTGCAGACGTTAG TTTCAGAAAACATTCAAACCACCATCATGGAGGGAATTGCAAACTATGGAGGGTtggcagggccgtag
- the LOC138006432 gene encoding vesicle transport protein SEC20-like isoform X1, with the protein MVDNMEIPVQVKIHVQEIVKIEFEVQNLVQSIRLCEGPLGVLNDLDLKVKQKMKSLRQKVEGLEQLASEQDKESDRLSILAAMQHHRKEMLSLQGSIRKANLASRAFIDKSEKEELLGGKRSSIRQRNFSKENLAKTASNITQDLMSIARMMERQVKQNEADVQTLASSSAQIKGTHEEYRGLSSIIQISKNLLNKYNRREVTDRLLIFFGLVLFFSTVLYILKKRLPIFGG; encoded by the exons ATGGTCGACAACATGGAAATTCCTGTTCAAGTGAAGATTCACGTTCaagaaattgttaaaattgAGTTTGAGGTACAAAACCTTGTACAAAGCATTAGGCTGTGTGAAGGGCCCTTAGGCGTTTTAAATGACTTAGATTTAAAGGTGAAACAAAAGATGAAGTCGTTGAGACAAAAAGTAGAG GGCTTAGAACAATTGGCATCAGAGCAAGACAAAGAATCAGACAGACTATCGATACTTGCTGCAATGCAACATCACAGAAAAGAAATGTTAAG TTTACAGGGATCAATCAGGAAAGCTAATCTGGCCTCCAGAGCCTTTatagacaaaagtgaaaagGAAGAGTTGCTTGGGGGGAAAAGATCAAGCATCAGACAAAG GAATTTTAGCAAGGAAAACTTAGCCAAGACAGCAAGTAATATTACTCAAGATTTAATGAGCATAGCAAGAATGATGGAAAGACAGGTCAAACAAAACGAGGCAGATGTGCAGACGTTAG CCTCATCTTCTGCACAGATCAAAGGCACTCACGAGGAATACAGGGGTTTATCAAGCATCATACAAATAAGCAAAAACTTGCTTAACAAGTACAACAGGAGAGAAGTGACAGATCGCCTGCTGATCTTCTTTGgacttgttcttttcttttccacagttctttatattttgaaaaaacggCTTCCAATATTTGGAGGATAA